One Primulina eburnea isolate SZY01 chromosome 4, ASM2296580v1, whole genome shotgun sequence genomic window, GCAAACCTGGGCTCTCCACCAAGCAACCTAGTTTGGAGCTATCTGGGAAAGTCAATACTTGATCATTTGATAATAACGAGGAAGAAGCGGCAGCCCCAACCGGAGGATGATCACATGGTGGTACAGCAGGCAGCTTAGGATTCGAAGAGATCTGCAGCATCCTCGAGAACAAATCAGAAGGTCTTTTCTTTATCTCATCAtccatcatcatatgatcagcAAGATTTACGCTAGGGTTACGATATGATCCTCCGAAAGCTCCAAATCCTCCATTGCTTGAACTGACGGGCTTCATCGTATTCGGGTTGAGAACATATCCAGATACCGGTGTATCGACGCGGAGCGGATCTCCCAACTGATTGAACGGGTCCCCAAAATCATCATCACAGTGGTTTTCTGAATAACAGCCGATTTGGTTGCTGGGAAACTGCATATCTGTGAAAGAGGTGGAGGCAGCCGAATTTCCAGTTATGCCGCCTCCGCTGACGCTGGCACGGACTATGTCAGCTAAATCACCCTGATGATAATTCTCCATCACCGCTCTCGAAAAAACTGGCTGCATATACTTCTTGATCAAAACATAGAGATCTCATTAATAATTTGACCGAGTAAGTTCACAATGCATGATCTTTTTCTTTAAGAACCTTTACGATCGATCACAATTCACAGAGTTGAGGAAAAACAACTCAGGACATAAGATCAAGGCGCTGACTTTAGAAGGAGGAGAAgagaaagaagaagaagatatatTTGAAAAAAAGAAACACAAAAAAAACTAATTAGTAGCACTCCACTGTTAAATCTAATAGGGTTTTCATGAGCTAGCTTGTTGATTTCTCTACTCTAATGATTGTATATCAACTTCTTGTTTATATACAATTAAGAGGGTCAAATCTGCGCGACAGTAGCTGATAAAAATAAGACATTATCTTAACTCGTTATTGTTTTTTTACTCTTATTTCTATTAAATCTAACTTCTGGCCATTTCTTATGTTGTGTTTGCAATATAAACAAGTACTGGAAAAGGTCAATTTCGAGAAATCGGTGATAGAGAAATAAAGAGGGTGGGCAAACAGCCGCAATTCTCGGAGAAACGCTCCAAAACGTTGTATCCTGGGGCCGCTGCTTATCTggaaaatatgtatatatatatatatatttgatgtttatttttatatttgtaGACATTAACCTTGTTGTATTCGAACGTAATTATATATGTATCCAGCTacttaattatataaataaatattttacccCACGTTCATGCATGAAACACAACGCTCGCAAGAAAACAAAGCAATAGAAGTTAGATTCTCGAACACAGACACAGAATTAAtgcgttacaattaaaaatgaACACAAGAGAATCAGAAGCGTCCTTCCATGTGAATCAGCAGGATGACCTAAAAGAAGCATTTCGTACTAAACAAAAAGTTTACTATGTTGCGTAAAGGTGTGATAATAAGTTTAATTGTAAGTAAATAAATTGAGTAATTAATGAAGGGTCGTTCCAAGAGATTTATCTCCATATATAAAGAATTGATTCCACAATTAATAAATCTCGTGAAGGCTGTCGCATACAAGGCATAACCCTCCAAAgtgctttaaaaaaattttgtcACCCATGCGCGAAATTTATCATGTCGTTACCGTCTCTTCATCTATTGAAATTTCTGGATCTGTTTTTGATCATGGCATGATGAACCAAGACAGCAAGGATCCCAAAATCGTCTTTACTATTTTCCATGAAGTTTACCCGTTGATGCAACCCGTGAAAATGTTAGTTGTCCAACATCGGTTGAATAAAATCCCCGGGACTTTCATTCTTGAGATAGCTTTTatggttgagttaggtccaagtttcaatcttaacatggtatcagagctcacgTTCCTCGTTTATGTGTTGGAATGCCTATATTTAGAACACTCGTTCTGCCCATAGTTGGGTCATTTATAAAATACACGCTCCAtgatgttcattcctggacgTGAGAGGGTGTGTtagttgtcccacatcggttggataaaatcTCTGGGACTTGCACATATGGACTTGGACAATCATCATCTTTTGAGCCAGCTTTTGAGTTTGAGATAACAGAAACCTTTGGCTAGTTTAGATTTAGATtgtaatgaattttttttttccaattttttcgTTTTCCTAAATATTGCGAGAGTCTAGGGGGATATGTTAATTACGCTGATAATGGATGTGTCCAGTTGGAGTCATTCTTAATATATTTTACTATCATGCATTCAACTATACTCAACAGAAATCACTCCCGAGAAGATAAGGTCGATAAACAATTAATAActaaatgcaattaataaaaACGTGtgaaataatataatatgtGTTAGTGAATGAACATTatcagaatatatatatatatatatatatatatatatatatatatatatatatatatatatatatatatatatatatatatataatatatatttcattaataGGTACCACGTAGGGAACATCACAAAATGTTGGGCACTATACGGGTCATgattcaataaatattttatccgATGTATAGGATTTGGAACACCATAACCGATCGTGCCCTTAATCCATTTTTTAGATATACTGTATCCTTCCATATACCATCTAAGATCTACATTTCAAAGAAAAAACGAGCGAAGGAATAATTGTTAGGCTAGCTCCTATGAGATTTTTTTACTTACTAATCTTATGAGATAGATATCCAACCCGgtccataaaaaaaaattaggtcAAAAATATTAGTTTTCATTCTAAACATAGACCGAATTGACCCGTTTCATTGATATTACTCCAATCTATGTATGaagtaattttatttttcttagtAAATTTAAGAATTTGGGAAATTAAAAGCGGTTGATTCTTATATATTTTAGcaatttttaaatcatatgCGAGCCAAGAACATGGCAAGGTGTCGCAAATAGATGCAGACAATATTTTTCCAGATCTGAAATTTTAACAAAAGATTTAACAGGCGGTGAAGATACTGTCTACAGCTGGTGATAGTTAAGATTTAATTTTGATGTTCTTCATCTTCTATGGTCTATACTACGTACGTACGTACGTACGGCAGGCTAACTGGTATCTtgcaattaaaaaataataataatttcatttaGACGTACATTTTCATCTTGATATAATCATTATATCCGATAtggtattaatttttattgtatgaATATCGATATTGCAATACATATCTCACGTACATaatatgataattttaattgaatataATCTAAGATATCAAAACATTCCACTTTATTCATTCACTCAAGAAATCTCTCGTGAAGTACATTGTTTATAAACTATATAATtagtttttttgaaaaaaaatatgggTTACTCGGGTACCCGACATCGGGTGCCCGCATAACTTCGAGTAACCGATATTGTCGGGTCATAGTCTGGTATGTTTTTTCCTTGCTCTACATGTCAGATATCCGATTAGAATTATCCAAACCCGACAAAATCCGACCCACAACACCCAAGTATGAGGAGAAATATCCCGTCTACTTATGACCGTCTACAAGACGAGAGGtgattattagataatataattTAAGCTACGATAATGCATCAAATTTATCATACTTCGCACACAAGAGAATAGGACGGCCAAGTTACTTATTTTTTAGTAAATTCCACATACATGCGATCATAATGAACACATAAAACGATGTAAATAGCGTTGATTAAAATATGAAAGTCGATGCACAAAAACTTTTATAAGATTGTCTCATAGGTCaattttatgataatatctccAATCTGAtctaattaatgaaaaaatattttttgtgtaAACATGAACCGAATCAACGTATTTTACACAgatatatctgtaaatctatctcACACTGAGACTCCGCAAGTGGACGAGGTTATAATTTGTTTCTTTAACAAATATAAATAtgagtgtgtctcatgtgagaccgtctcacggatcataatctgtgagaccggTCAACCCTAATCATatgcacaataaaaagtaatactcttagcataaaaagtaatactgtttcatgggtgactcaaataagatatccgtctaaaaaatatgacccgtgagaccgtctcacacaagtttttgtcgatAAGTATAATAAAATTGGGTGAGGTTTGGGTTTTTCTTCGTTTTGGCGTCTTCTGAGTGGGTTTGCTTCTGGATTTAACTATTCATGGGCTTAACTGTAACTAACTCACCAACCCAAAGTTGTGGTGGCCCATCAACGTATCTAGCCCACCAAACTTATTTTCCTCCTGGCCCGACCATCAAGCAATCAATGGTTTTGCAAATAGATTAATTACAGTTGGGCAGCCAATAGTCAAGTTGACGCTTTTTAAAAggaaaagtatatatatatataatcgaaACCAATATCACTGAAAAATAGGATaactaatatttttgaaaaagggaaatctcgaaaagaaaaggaaggatttgaaagaaaaaaaaattacactagaatatttatttttttgacaaataaaaaattagaagatTTTAAAGAGGAATTAAGCATGACTAACAAACCCAAAAATAAATCTAGACAGAATTTCTTTTCCAACACAAATCGGTGGATACGTACGGCATGCTTGGCTCCTGGTACGCCACCCGCCTCATCCGATCCTTCGGCCGGAATCGGTGTCGCCGTGTGGCATACAGGGAGCCAGGCATATCCCAATCCAATGCATACATATCACATATAATACTAATAATCAATCAGTACGATATGTATTAGTCCTTTGATCGATGAAAGAGCACCCCGGAGACTCAACCAGTGAGAGAATAAGAAGCAGGACCTATTATTTCTAAAGCATTTGGTGTGAGGCTATTACAGGAGTGTGGATGGAGATTACGGTgtgaaatttatatatatagggCGAGACTTGAGAAATCAGTGGAGAATTGATTCACTTTCCATGTATAAAAGTTGCGCCTGGAATCACTTTAATCACAAAATCACAAATTTCGGGTATCAAAATATGTAAATATAGAGGTGACCCGTAATTTAATGCACTTCCACCGTTCACATCAATCTTGTCATCCAATTCTTTTGGGCACAAtcacacgaatcttaatattgaaatttttttagTACAATAATAATGGTCATTGGATTTATCATACGAGACAATGACCGTCACTCAATCCAAAGTGTTGGATTTCAAATGCTTTTAATTTCGAATGCAACTTTATTGTCTTTCTCTTGCACTGTAAGTAAAGTTGATTGCTTTATTGGTTTTGAGTGAACTTATGTCTGGTGTGATTGGAGGAAATTGCGATGTTTCCCTTCGCCAACCATGGTCTTTATTGAACTTTGTGGCCTATTTTTTCCaaccttttcttttctttgcgGATGATATGGTGCTATTTGCGGAGGCTTCAAATGAACAGATACAAGTTATTCTTGAATGCATGAATAAGTTCTGCATAGGATCAGGACAAAGGATAAACCGTCAGAAATCACAAATCTACGTTTCTAAAAATGTCGATATCACTTTGGCAAATTCTATATCAACTTTTGCTGGTATTCCTCTAACAAATGACTTGGGCAGGTATCTTGGTGTTCCATCGATTCATGAAAGAGTGAAAGGAAGCCTTTTCAAGCAAGTTTTGGAAAAACTAAAGGCGAGATTAGAGGGCTGAAAACAAAATACCTAAGCCTAGCAGGGAGACAAGTTCTTATACAATCAATGCTAAATTATATTTCAGTCTTCACTATGCAAACATGCTAAACTTCTGATGATTTTCTCTAATCCCGAACAAATGAATTTAGCATTCATGACTAAGCTGGGCTAGAGACTTTTAGAGGAAAAAGACAGCCTTTGGACAAAAGTTTTGAAAGGTAAATATATGCGCAATGTAAATACTCCGGACAATATCATAGCAAAACATGGCGCATCAAATGCCTGGCAAGGGATATCCAAAATTAGTACAGTGCTGGATAACAGTAGAAAAATGGCTGCTAGAAATGGGAAGTCTACTTGTTTCTGGACGGATAGATGGCTAATTGAGGAACCTTTGCAAAATGTATTGCTCAAGAACATTACAGAAATGGATCAGACCAAGAAAATAAATGCTTATTGGATAAGTGGTGAAGGGTGGGACTGGAGAGCAATAGAAGGACTCTTGCCAATTGATGTCCAAAACAAATTGGCGGCTTACATCCTTTTGGACGATGATAATGCTGAGGACATTAGCTGCTGGGGAAGAACTAGTAATGGCTTATTCACAGTAAAGTCAGCTTATGAGATGGTTAATGATTCCGTTGACAACAGACAAGAAAACAAGTGGAAAACCATATGGAACCTTCAGGTCCCAAACCAAGTTAGAGCTTTTGTATGGCTAGTTGTTCTCAGAAAGATCATGAGCAATGAAGAACGAGTCAAACGAGGATTTACTACAGAGGGTCACTGCCCTTTATGTACAGAGGAAATTGAAGATGTAGACCACATTTTCAGAAAATGCAAAGAGGCAAAAGGGATTTGGAGAGAGCTACTTGCCGAAAGCAAGAGTAAAGATAATTTAAGACTCCCTTTTGATGATTGGATGTGGTCGAACCTAGCTAAAGCCACATAGAAAGATACTGATTTCAACTGGAACAGTATGTTCGCAATTGCAATTTGGTGGATTTGGAAATGGAGGAATGAATATGTGTTTAAGGATAAgaagatggatgtcaagatgAAGGCAAAGTGGATAAAGGACCAGTATCTGGAAGTTCAAGCAGCCTTTTTAACAAAAAGAGTTATACCTCATAACAGAATTGCATATGAATATCGAAGAATCAGGTGGATACCTCCACCAAATGATTGGTGTGCTTTAAATGTTGATGGAAGTGTCAAATTTCAGGGTAAACAAGCAGGTGGAAGTGGTATCTTAAGGAAGTCAAACGAGGAATGGATTACGAGATTCATTTACAATATAAACATATGTACTATTGAGGAAGCAGAATTATGGGCAATATATAAAGGATTGGAACTAACTTGGAAGCTGGGATATAAAAAAGTAGAGCTTGGAATAGACTCAGAGGTTGCTTGTAAAGTGGCTACATGGAGAAGGGATGCCATGCTCTTCACTGTATAATTTGATCTTCAAATGTAAAAATCTACTAAATAGGGAGTGGGAAGTCAAAGCATTGCATATCTACAGAGAACAAAACAGAGCAGCAGATTACTTGGCTTCGACATCACTCAATTATGACAGAGGTTGGAAAGAAATTGAAGTCCCTTCGAGAAGATTGAAATAGATAATAGAAGAAGATAAGCTCGGTGTGAGTGTGGGTAGGAGAGTGCCAATTAGTTACGCACTTTCTTTTGGGTGTCCCCCTCCCCtttgataaaatatatatatatatatatatatatatatatatatatatatatatattagggtTTACTTTATGTTATTTCTTTGTTTCacaaataattttatattttatattttgagcATTCCGACTTAAATTTTTGGAAGAAATTAATTCGCATTCACGTGATTACACATTTAAATCTCACCATATATGCATAATATATTCTAACAAATTTCATAGAATGATTGTTTAATaactaatataaattttaatgtttagtaattaataaaaaaattatttttaaaaaatgactcGATCACGTGAAATGCACGTGGATCCAGTTTCCCGGTAAAACACCGCCACCTGGCTACGGCATGGCAACAGGTGTTCGTGTATTGGTTTCGTCAGCAGTATCATCGTCCCTCCATTTCATTCCGAAATCAAGCTCGCAGAATTTCTCCACCTTTCGAATTCCAACAACTCAATCCCCTATTCTTAATCTATGGGATCCTCGGATATGTCAACCAATTGCGAAACCAAAGAGAATCGGATTCCGGATGAGGCGATGACGATATTGAAATCGATGGCGGCGCAATGGGACGACATAACCGACGTGAACGCGCTTCAAGTGATTCCGCTCAAGGGTGCTATGACTAACGAGGTGTACCAGATCAAATGGCTTACCAATTCAACGCATGAATTGCATCCGAGATCCAGGAAAGTGCTGgtaagaatttacggtgaaggCGTGGACATATTTTTCGATCGCCAGAATGAGATCCGCACGTTTGAGTTCATTTCCAGGAAAGGACAGGGCCCTCTCTTGCTTGGACGCTTCTCTACTGGACGCATCGAAGAGTTCATTCGCGCTCGGGTAAGCTTCATTAGGTTTGCTACCGCGGTTGTCTGTTATGCATGTGATTGTAGCATTTCACACACGTTTATGTTTCCCGCAAGTTCAGTGCGTTAACACGTCCATGCATATGCTCATACTCGAAACGATACACCTACAAATTAGGTTTATCCAACAAAGGCTATCCAAAATGAATATTTGACATTTCAAACATTTGACCTTATGTCGATTCTCCCAAAAGCTCGGGCTCGTAGGAGCCATCACAATGGCATCGACTCATGAGTCATGAAGTTATTTCAAGGAAATCCAACCATTATGTGTAGAATCATGATATCTTTGTCTTTTCAAGTTAGTTGTTTGGCTTGTTATGTAGGCAGTCTTTTGTAGTTGGTACATGGGAGCGAAGGTGTCTTCAAGAAATGTATTCGTCCTGGATAGTGGGTTCTCAAGAACTGAAGAAAAAAAGTACACGATGAGAGCTCAGTTATGGCAACTCAAGAATCTTGTCTGTGCTATCAGTTCATAGACCAGAGCCTAGTTAGTGCGTAGCTCATGCAACTTGCTAATTTGACATTAGCttattatcatttttatttactGAGAACAGTTTGTGCCAAAACTCTAGTCTTGGCACCGTGGTGGGCTTTGTTAAGAAAAATACCGAATTATCTGATGTTATTTTCCTTTGGTTGTCTCATCGTAGACACTTA contains:
- the LOC140830307 gene encoding uncharacterized protein, producing the protein MSGVIGGNCDVSLRQPWSLLNFVAYFFQPFLFFADDMVLFAEASNEQIQVILECMNKFCIGSGQRINRQKSQIYVSKNVDITLANSISTFAGIPLTNDLGRYLGVPSIHERVKGSLFKQVLEKLKARLEG